The genomic segment ATTCCTTCATAGATACGCTGCTATCGGCCAGTTTTTCCGGATCCGGCGTGGCTTTCTGTGCAATCAGTTTTTTACTGGCCATGAACTCGCCTGGGCTGTTGACCCCGTCCATCGCAATCAGCACCCCGTCTTTTAGATAAAAGGCCGCCAGATGGCGACTGTCCGGATCGCCCCGCAGGACAATCTGGTCATAGCCCTGGGACAGGCCGGCGATCTGCAATTTCATGTCATACTGATCGGACCAGAACCAGGGGATTTCATCATATACTTCCAGCTTACCGCAAATGGCCTTGGCGGCGACTTTCGCCTGTCCCATGGCATTGGGCACACTTTCCAGACGGATGCGCCGGCCGTAAAGCGGGCTCGGGTGCGACGTACAATCACCGATGGCATAAATATCCGGCGCGCTGGTCCGGCAATATTCATCCACCTTGATGCCGTTATCCAGGTCCAGTTCTGCCGACTCGGCAAGTTCCTGGGCCGGGGTAATGCCAATGCCAATGATCACCAGATCCGCCGCAAACTCCTGCCCGTCGCCGGCAATCACCCGGCTGACGCGACCATCCTGGCCATCAAAGGCCGTGACTCCGGTATGACACAGGATCCTGACACCCTCTTCTTCGTGAACCCTATGGTAAAATTCGGACATTTCCGGTGCCACAACCCGGTTCAGTATCCGGTCTGCCATTTCCA from the Luteithermobacter gelatinilyticus genome contains:
- a CDS encoding NAD(P)/FAD-dependent oxidoreductase, which translates into the protein MTETVLIVGAGHGCAQAVASLRQEKFDGKIIVVGDEPYIPYQRPPLSKDFLKGELPLERLYIKPEKFYADRDVELKLGHRVTSINPVAKTASLETDEILSWDHLILATGSNVRRLNAPGHELKGIHYLRTVADVHAIQADFDGAENVVIVGGGYIGLEIAAVARQKGKAVTVLEMADRILNRVVAPEMSEFYHRVHEEEGVRILCHTGVTAFDGQDGRVSRVIAGDGQEFAADLVIIGIGITPAQELAESAELDLDNGIKVDEYCRTSAPDIYAIGDCTSHPSPLYGRRIRLESVPNAMGQAKVAAKAICGKLEVYDEIPWFWSDQYDMKLQIAGLSQGYDQIVLRGDPDSRHLAAFYLKDGVLIAMDGVNSPGEFMASKKLIAQKATPDPEKLADSSVSMKEFL